One Pantoea eucalypti genomic region harbors:
- a CDS encoding winged helix-turn-helix transcriptional regulator, which translates to MSDKLSEKFSRGELLNVNCPSRDVLKRVTSRWSVLILLALQDQTLRFSELRRTVGGVSERMLAQNLRYLEEDGFVQRIAYDVVPPHVEYRLTPLGREVGEQVVGLADWLELNLGRILAQREKSAAE; encoded by the coding sequence ATGTCTGATAAATTGAGTGAAAAATTTAGTCGCGGTGAATTACTTAACGTTAATTGTCCGTCGCGTGATGTGCTGAAACGCGTGACCAGTCGCTGGAGTGTATTGATTCTGCTGGCCCTTCAGGATCAAACGCTGCGCTTCAGTGAATTGCGCCGCACGGTCGGGGGCGTCAGTGAGCGAATGCTGGCTCAGAATCTGCGTTACCTGGAAGAAGATGGCTTCGTGCAGCGAATTGCTTACGATGTGGTGCCTCCGCACGTGGAATATCGCCTGACCCCGCTTGGACGTGAAGTCGGTGAGCAGGTTGTGGGCCTGGCAGACTGGCTGGAACTAAACCTGGGCCGGATTCTGGCGCAGCGCGAAAAATCTGCAGCAGAGTAA
- a CDS encoding ferritin-like domain-containing protein has protein sequence MTVKTLNDLFIHDLSDVYSAEKQITRALPKMARAASDENLIAAFNQHLEETRAQIERLDELVEVTPEVKIKRMKCHALEGLVEEAQEIIDSVEKGEIRDQGLIGAAQKVEHYEIATYGTLHALALKLGYTKAAELLEATLNEEKQTDEKLTQVAESITVS, from the coding sequence ATGACAGTGAAAACGTTAAACGACCTGTTCATCCATGACCTATCCGATGTTTACAGCGCTGAGAAACAGATAACCCGTGCATTACCTAAAATGGCGCGTGCAGCCAGTGACGAAAATCTTATCGCTGCGTTTAATCAGCATCTGGAAGAGACCCGTGCGCAGATTGAACGACTCGACGAGCTGGTGGAAGTGACACCTGAAGTCAAAATTAAAAGAATGAAATGTCATGCGCTTGAAGGTCTGGTTGAAGAAGCACAGGAAATTATCGACTCGGTTGAAAAAGGTGAGATTCGCGATCAGGGGCTGATTGGTGCTGCACAGAAAGTTGAGCACTATGAGATCGCGACCTACGGCACTCTGCATGCGCTGGCACTGAAGCTGGGTTACACCAAAGCGGCAGAGCTACTGGAAGCTACTCTGAACGAAGAGAAGCAAACGGATGAGAAACTCACCCAGGTAGCCGAGTCTATTACCGTCTCTTAA
- the treF gene encoding alpha,alpha-trehalase TreF: MNTHRQQQNALEEVRAGAEVEYQYDPHELKLERMQDSEPEPELIEGLPAPDALTPADRYLELFEHVQMSRIFEDSKTFPDCSPKYDPLDVLMRYRRQKRSSDFDLSRFVADHFYLPGVNESFYVSNPDKTLNEHIDDLWPVLTKMPQQHMPHSSLLPLPKPYVVPGGRFGETYYWDSYFTMLGLAESGRDDLLRHMADNFAWLIDNYGHVPNGNRTYYLSRSQPPVFALMVELFEEDGVRGAKRYQEQLMKEYQFWMDGAGSLMPNQAYRHVVRMPNGSLLNRYWDDRDTPRDESWMEDVETARESKRPASEVYRDLRAGAESGWDYSSRWLRNPKRLSSIRTTQFIPIDLNAFLYKLELMIATLSHAKGEELTALAWQKKAEARKRAITRYLWDSTAGVFRDYDWRRERFGAFTVASVVPLFVGLATPHQAHLQAISLRHLLLSNGGLLTSMVESGEQWDRPNGWAPMQWMAIVGLNNYGEETLATEVAVNWLNTVNNFYQLHHKLVEKYDISGERARPGGGGEYPLQDGFGWTNGVTRKLMTMYGHLMAD, from the coding sequence ATTAATACCCATCGCCAGCAACAAAATGCACTTGAAGAGGTTCGTGCCGGGGCGGAAGTTGAGTATCAATACGATCCCCATGAACTGAAACTGGAACGCATGCAGGATTCTGAGCCCGAGCCGGAGTTGATTGAAGGCTTACCGGCTCCGGATGCACTCACCCCTGCCGATCGTTATCTGGAACTGTTTGAACATGTCCAGATGTCGCGGATTTTCGAGGATAGCAAAACCTTCCCCGACTGTTCGCCTAAGTACGATCCGCTGGATGTGCTGATGCGCTATCGTCGACAGAAACGCAGCAGTGATTTCGACCTGTCGCGTTTTGTCGCCGATCATTTTTATCTGCCTGGCGTAAACGAAAGCTTTTATGTCTCTAACCCGGATAAAACCCTCAACGAGCATATTGATGACCTGTGGCCGGTTCTGACCAAAATGCCGCAACAGCATATGCCGCACTCATCACTGCTGCCGTTGCCGAAACCTTATGTCGTGCCAGGGGGACGCTTTGGCGAAACCTATTACTGGGACTCCTACTTCACCATGCTCGGCCTGGCAGAATCAGGCCGCGATGATCTGCTCCGTCACATGGCGGACAACTTTGCCTGGCTGATCGATAACTACGGTCATGTGCCAAACGGCAATCGTACCTACTATCTCAGCCGTTCTCAGCCGCCCGTGTTTGCACTGATGGTAGAGCTGTTCGAAGAAGATGGCGTGCGCGGTGCGAAACGCTATCAGGAACAGCTGATGAAGGAGTATCAGTTCTGGATGGATGGCGCGGGTTCACTGATGCCGAACCAGGCTTATCGTCACGTAGTGCGGATGCCAAACGGCTCCCTGCTGAACCGCTACTGGGATGATCGCGATACGCCGCGTGATGAGTCGTGGATGGAAGATGTTGAAACCGCCCGCGAATCTAAACGTCCGGCCAGCGAAGTCTATCGTGATCTGCGTGCTGGCGCGGAGTCAGGGTGGGATTACTCATCTCGCTGGCTGCGAAATCCGAAACGCCTGTCGAGCATCCGAACGACTCAGTTTATCCCCATCGATCTGAACGCATTCCTGTACAAGCTGGAGCTGATGATCGCGACCCTGTCGCACGCCAAAGGTGAAGAGCTGACGGCGCTGGCGTGGCAGAAAAAGGCGGAAGCGCGTAAACGTGCGATTACCCGTTATCTGTGGGACAGCACCGCCGGTGTGTTCCGCGACTATGACTGGCGTCGTGAGCGTTTCGGTGCCTTTACCGTAGCTTCAGTGGTTCCGCTGTTTGTGGGCCTGGCGACGCCGCATCAGGCGCATCTGCAGGCGATCTCGTTGCGTCATCTGCTGCTGAGCAACGGCGGTCTGCTGACCTCAATGGTCGAAAGCGGGGAGCAGTGGGATCGGCCTAACGGCTGGGCACCCATGCAGTGGATGGCAATTGTTGGCCTGAATAACTATGGCGAAGAGACGCTGGCAACAGAAGTGGCTGTGAACTGGCTGAATACGGTCAATAACTTCTATCAGTTGCATCACAAGCTGGTAGAGAAATATGACATCAGCGGTGAGCGTGCGCGTCCTGGCGGCGGCGGTGAATATCCGTTACAGGATGGCTTTGGCTGGACTAACGGCGTGACGCGTAAGCTGATGACGATGTATGGACATTTAATGGCTGACTGA
- a CDS encoding sensor domain-containing diguanylate cyclase, giving the protein MSEEALRLQIQNLKKHNARLKRIAHDARTKLNAALDGTGLFLWQLDIPSGKLVIFNRRWGAMLGFQPKETDANFESWKESLHPEDADEVLQAFNDHIAGKAPYYEALHRMIAKNGSITWVLDRGRVSEWNAHGEPVKVIGTHIDMTKEKQYEEQLALLALHDPLTMLNNRHALQNYFCELKAQGPLCVVFIDLDNFKHVNDTLGHRSGDEVLIQLSHRFTELAPTEVMIGRLGGDEFVLLLPFAIDHPQVRQLAHACLDAVLAPFDMANGHALIGASVGVSQVQGRDDFDTALARADEAMYRIKKNGKRGVAFDHAFPDPL; this is encoded by the coding sequence ATGTCAGAAGAAGCGCTGCGTCTGCAGATACAGAACCTGAAAAAGCATAATGCGCGTCTGAAGCGTATAGCGCATGACGCCCGTACAAAACTTAACGCGGCGCTCGATGGTACCGGACTGTTCCTGTGGCAGCTTGATATTCCCAGTGGCAAGCTGGTGATCTTCAACCGGCGCTGGGGAGCGATGCTCGGGTTCCAGCCGAAAGAGACCGACGCCAATTTCGAATCCTGGAAGGAGAGTCTGCATCCCGAGGATGCCGATGAGGTTTTGCAGGCTTTTAACGATCACATCGCCGGGAAAGCACCTTACTACGAAGCACTTCACCGCATGATTGCCAAAAACGGCAGTATTACGTGGGTGCTGGATCGGGGGCGGGTCAGCGAGTGGAATGCCCATGGCGAGCCTGTCAAAGTCATTGGCACGCATATCGACATGACCAAAGAGAAGCAATATGAAGAGCAGCTTGCCCTGCTGGCGCTTCACGATCCCCTGACGATGCTTAACAATCGCCATGCTTTGCAGAACTATTTCTGTGAGCTGAAAGCGCAGGGGCCACTCTGCGTTGTCTTTATCGATCTGGATAACTTCAAACACGTCAACGACACCCTGGGTCATCGCAGCGGTGATGAAGTGCTGATCCAGCTAAGCCATCGGTTTACCGAACTCGCGCCGACAGAAGTGATGATTGGCCGGCTCGGCGGTGATGAGTTCGTGCTGTTATTGCCGTTTGCGATTGACCATCCGCAGGTCAGACAACTGGCCCATGCCTGCCTGGACGCGGTGCTTGCCCCATTTGATATGGCAAATGGTCACGCCCTGATTGGGGCTTCTGTCGGGGTGTCACAGGTACAGGGAAGAGATGATTTTGATACTGCCCTTGCGCGCGCAGATGAAGCGATGTACCGCATTAAGAAAAACGGCAAGCGCGGCGTGGCGTTTGATCACGCTTTCCCGGATCCACTCTGA
- a CDS encoding ferritin-like domain-containing protein: MTAIEHYHDWLRDAHAMEKQAESMLSKMAGRLEHYPALEQRLAQHLEETKHQLTLLEQLLDTHGIDHSVMKDAMGKMAAAGQAVGGMFNSDEVVKGAISGYVFENAEIASYTSLIAAAEQVGDTQGVRILNEIRDQEVAMAEWLLQNLPEITQQFLQRASQPGVEAKK; the protein is encoded by the coding sequence ATGACTGCGATAGAACATTATCATGACTGGCTGCGCGATGCGCATGCCATGGAAAAGCAGGCTGAAAGTATGCTGAGCAAGATGGCTGGCCGTCTTGAGCACTATCCGGCGCTGGAACAGCGTCTGGCGCAGCATCTGGAAGAGACTAAACATCAGCTGACACTGCTGGAGCAGCTGCTCGACACTCACGGTATCGATCACTCTGTGATGAAAGATGCGATGGGCAAAATGGCGGCGGCCGGTCAGGCTGTTGGCGGTATGTTCAATTCGGATGAAGTCGTGAAGGGCGCTATCAGTGGTTATGTCTTCGAGAATGCTGAGATCGCCAGCTACACCAGCCTGATTGCCGCGGCAGAGCAGGTAGGTGATACGCAGGGCGTACGCATACTTAACGAGATCCGTGACCAGGAAGTGGCGATGGCTGAGTGGCTGCTGCAGAACCTGCCAGAGATCACTCAGCAGTTTCTGCAGCGTGCGTCACAGCCGGGCGTGGAAGCGAAGAAGTAG
- the cydB gene encoding cytochrome d ubiquinol oxidase subunit II — protein MIDYSVIWFVIIVFATLMYIVMDGFDLGIGLLFPFNKDAGERDMMVNTVAPVWDGNETWLVLGGAGLFGAFPLAYAVITDALSIPLTAMLIGLIFRGVAFEFRFKAVEGHRAFWDKSFIAGSVLATFSQGVAVGAFLDGIPVEGRRFAGSALDWLAPFPLFCGVGLVVAYALLGCTWLIMKTENELHRKMSALATPLVIALLVIIGIVSLWTPFTHQDIAHRWFSKPNLFLFLPVPVLVLLCSWGIVRAIKREAHYSPFLLTLALVFLGFSGLGISVWPNIIPPSVTIWDAASPPQSQAFMLVGSLLIIPMILGYTFWSYYVFRGKIKADEGYH, from the coding sequence ATGATCGATTATTCCGTTATCTGGTTTGTGATTATCGTCTTCGCAACCCTGATGTATATCGTGATGGATGGTTTTGACCTGGGTATTGGTCTGCTGTTCCCGTTCAATAAAGATGCCGGCGAGCGCGACATGATGGTTAACACCGTCGCACCCGTCTGGGATGGTAATGAAACCTGGCTGGTTCTGGGAGGCGCAGGCCTGTTCGGGGCATTCCCGCTGGCTTACGCGGTGATTACCGATGCGCTGTCGATTCCGCTGACCGCCATGCTGATTGGCCTGATTTTTCGGGGTGTCGCCTTTGAATTCCGCTTCAAGGCGGTTGAAGGTCATCGGGCATTCTGGGACAAATCCTTTATTGCCGGGTCTGTTTTAGCGACCTTCAGTCAGGGCGTCGCAGTCGGCGCGTTTCTGGATGGCATTCCGGTTGAGGGACGCCGTTTCGCCGGTTCCGCACTGGACTGGCTGGCACCGTTCCCGCTGTTCTGCGGCGTGGGTCTGGTGGTGGCCTATGCGCTGCTGGGCTGCACCTGGCTTATTATGAAGACCGAGAATGAGCTGCACCGTAAGATGTCCGCGCTGGCGACGCCACTGGTCATCGCGCTGTTAGTGATTATTGGTATTGTCAGCCTGTGGACGCCGTTTACGCATCAGGACATCGCACATCGCTGGTTCAGCAAGCCAAACCTGTTCCTGTTCCTGCCGGTTCCGGTGCTGGTGCTGCTCTGTTCATGGGGCATTGTGCGCGCCATTAAGCGTGAGGCGCACTATTCACCGTTCCTGCTGACGCTGGCGCTGGTCTTCCTGGGCTTCTCCGGTCTGGGCATCAGTGTATGGCCCAACATTATTCCGCCATCCGTAACCATCTGGGATGCCGCATCGCCACCGCAGAGCCAGGCCTTTATGCTGGTGGGTAGCCTGCTGATTATCCCGATGATTCTGGGTTACACCTTCTGGAGCTACTACGTGTTCCGTGGAAAAATCAAAGCAGATGAAGGATATCATTGA
- the mrdA gene encoding penicillin-binding protein 2, which yields MNFRNFDAEEKLFARRAAIAFALVCICFTILGVNLYRLQVRDHSYYQTRSNQNDIKMIPIAPTRGLIYDRNGIPLVRNVSWYAITLTPYKITDMDATLRALTPLINLTPDEIDTFRRALKQTSRYKPVVLKEELNEEQVARFAVNQFRFTGASLETYQDRQYPYGADLAHVLGYVSKINDSDYKRLNAEGIAENYAADHNIGKQGIEGYYESLLHGKPGYQEVEVDNHGRIVRVLKEVPPVAGKNLTLTLDLHLQQYIESLLAGQRAALLVEDPHDGSVLAMVSSPSYDPNPFVKGISYQAYKKLLQDKDLPLINRVTQGLYPPASTVKPYMAMSALLTHVITPQTQFFGAPTWTLPGTDRHYRDWKKSGHGMLDVTRAIEESADTFFYQVAFMMGIDRIHTMLSQFGYGKSTGIDLNEEYSGLLPSREWKQKVHKKTWYQGDTVSVGIGQGYWVATPIQMVKAMVALINNGRVIAPHLLEKTQRGTLVENYHPAQREAQIGDPHSPYWSLVRHAMFGMANAPNGTGYKYFHTAPYGIAAKSGTSQVFSLRQNQTYNAKMIPVRLRDHIFYTAFAPFNDPKVAVALILENGGNEGIVAAPVMRAILDHIFIPSAPEAPAQPAP from the coding sequence ATGAACTTTCGTAACTTTGATGCTGAAGAGAAGCTGTTTGCCCGTCGTGCCGCAATAGCCTTTGCTCTGGTCTGTATCTGTTTCACCATTCTTGGCGTAAACCTTTATCGCCTGCAGGTGCGCGATCATAGCTACTACCAGACGCGATCCAACCAGAACGACATCAAGATGATCCCCATCGCCCCGACACGTGGGCTGATTTATGACCGCAACGGTATTCCGCTGGTGCGCAACGTCAGCTGGTACGCCATTACGCTGACCCCATACAAAATCACCGATATGGACGCCACACTGCGGGCGCTGACACCTTTAATTAATCTGACGCCCGATGAGATTGATACGTTCCGCCGTGCCCTGAAACAGACCAGTCGTTACAAGCCGGTGGTGCTGAAAGAGGAGCTGAATGAAGAGCAGGTCGCGCGCTTTGCAGTTAATCAGTTTCGCTTTACCGGTGCCAGTCTGGAAACCTATCAGGATCGCCAGTATCCCTATGGCGCCGATCTGGCACACGTGCTCGGTTATGTGTCGAAAATCAACGACAGCGACTACAAACGGCTGAACGCAGAAGGCATCGCCGAAAACTATGCCGCTGACCACAATATTGGTAAGCAGGGGATTGAGGGCTATTACGAATCGCTGCTGCACGGCAAGCCGGGTTATCAGGAAGTGGAGGTGGATAACCACGGCCGCATTGTGCGGGTGCTGAAAGAGGTGCCGCCAGTGGCGGGTAAAAACCTGACGCTGACGCTGGACCTGCATCTGCAACAATATATAGAGAGTCTGCTGGCGGGACAGCGTGCGGCGCTGCTGGTTGAAGATCCGCACGACGGCTCAGTGCTGGCGATGGTTTCCAGCCCCAGTTACGACCCCAACCCCTTTGTAAAAGGCATCAGCTATCAGGCCTACAAAAAGCTGCTGCAGGATAAAGACCTGCCGCTGATTAACCGCGTCACGCAGGGCCTTTATCCGCCTGCCTCCACGGTGAAACCCTATATGGCGATGTCGGCGCTGCTGACCCATGTTATTACGCCACAAACGCAGTTCTTTGGCGCGCCGACCTGGACGCTGCCAGGCACCGACCGGCACTATCGCGACTGGAAAAAGAGCGGGCACGGCATGCTGGATGTTACCCGGGCGATTGAAGAGTCTGCCGATACCTTCTTCTATCAGGTGGCATTCATGATGGGCATCGACCGGATTCACACCATGCTGAGCCAGTTTGGCTATGGCAAGTCGACCGGCATCGACCTCAATGAAGAGTACAGCGGCTTACTGCCGAGCCGTGAATGGAAGCAGAAGGTCCATAAAAAGACCTGGTATCAGGGCGATACGGTGTCTGTGGGTATCGGGCAGGGCTACTGGGTTGCGACGCCGATTCAGATGGTGAAGGCGATGGTGGCGCTGATTAATAATGGTCGGGTCATTGCACCGCATCTGCTGGAAAAAACCCAGCGCGGCACGCTGGTTGAGAACTACCATCCCGCGCAGCGCGAGGCGCAGATTGGCGATCCGCATTCACCCTACTGGTCGCTGGTTCGACACGCGATGTTTGGCATGGCTAACGCGCCAAATGGCACAGGTTATAAATATTTCCATACGGCACCTTATGGCATCGCTGCAAAGAGTGGGACATCGCAGGTGTTCAGCCTGCGCCAGAACCAGACTTATAACGCGAAGATGATCCCGGTGCGGCTGCGTGACCATATCTTCTACACCGCTTTTGCGCCGTTTAATGACCCGAAAGTGGCGGTGGCGTTGATTCTGGAGAATGGCGGTAATGAAGGGATTGTTGCGGCACCCGTAATGCGGGCGATTCTGGATCACATCTTTATTCCTTCAGCACCCGAAGCACCTGCTCAGCCTGCACCGTAA
- a CDS encoding SDR family oxidoreductase has translation MIAITGATGQLGRFVIEALLKKVPAEEIVAAVRTPAKAADLAAQGITVRQADYSQPETLRAAFAGVDKLLLISGSEVGQREAQHKAVIEAAQAAGVGFIAYTSLLHADTSPLGLGVEHRATEALLKASGIPFALLRNGWYTENYAASIPPALAHHAFIGAAGEGRIASAARQDYAEAAAEVMSREDQAGKVYELAGDDSYTLAQFAAEIAAQSGEKVDYVNLSQADFAAALKGAGLPEGLAEMLADSDAGAEKGGLYNDSRQLSKLIGRPTTPWQTVVRAALANT, from the coding sequence ATGATTGCAATAACAGGTGCCACCGGCCAGCTGGGCCGTTTCGTTATCGAAGCTTTACTGAAAAAAGTGCCGGCAGAAGAGATCGTCGCTGCTGTCCGTACACCCGCCAAAGCGGCCGATCTTGCGGCGCAGGGCATCACGGTCCGACAGGCCGACTACAGTCAGCCAGAAACGCTCAGGGCCGCTTTTGCAGGCGTCGATAAACTGCTACTCATCTCCGGCAGTGAGGTGGGTCAGCGTGAAGCGCAGCATAAAGCCGTTATTGAAGCGGCACAGGCGGCGGGCGTAGGCTTCATCGCCTATACCAGCCTGCTGCATGCGGACACCTCACCACTGGGCTTAGGCGTTGAACATCGCGCCACAGAAGCGCTGCTGAAAGCCTCCGGCATCCCCTTCGCCCTGCTGCGTAATGGCTGGTACACCGAAAACTATGCCGCCAGCATTCCACCTGCGCTGGCACATCATGCATTTATCGGCGCGGCGGGTGAAGGTCGCATCGCGTCTGCAGCCCGTCAGGATTACGCTGAAGCGGCGGCTGAAGTCATGTCCCGTGAGGATCAGGCGGGCAAAGTATATGAACTGGCAGGCGACGACAGCTACACGCTGGCGCAGTTTGCTGCAGAGATTGCCGCGCAGAGTGGTGAGAAGGTTGATTACGTCAATCTGTCTCAGGCTGATTTTGCCGCCGCGCTTAAGGGTGCTGGCCTGCCAGAGGGTCTGGCGGAGATGCTGGCAGACTCGGATGCCGGTGCAGAGAAAGGCGGTTTGTACAATGACTCCCGCCAGCTGAGCAAACTGATTGGTCGCCCGACCACGCCCTGGCAGACAGTCGTTCGCGCGGCGCTGGCGAACACCTGA
- a CDS encoding general stress protein produces MTQYRGGAGNFAADKERAAEAGRKGGQKSGGNFKNDPERAIEAGRKGGKVSRRS; encoded by the coding sequence ATGACTCAATATCGCGGTGGGGCCGGGAATTTTGCGGCCGACAAAGAGCGTGCTGCTGAAGCAGGACGTAAAGGAGGCCAGAAAAGCGGCGGTAACTTTAAGAACGATCCTGAACGTGCCATTGAAGCGGGGCGCAAAGGAGGTAAGGTTAGCCGCCGGAGCTGA
- a CDS encoding cytochrome ubiquinol oxidase subunit I produces the protein MFGLDAFHLARIQFAFTVSFHIIFPAITIGLASFLAVLEGMWLKTRDQTYRDLYHFWSKIFAVNFGMGVVSGLVMAYQFGTNWSGFSAFAGSITGPLLTYEVLTAFFLEAGFLGVMLFGWNRVGPGLHFFATCMVALGTLISTFWILASNSWMQTPQGFIIENGIVVPQDWLKIVFNPSFPYRLFHMSVAAFLASAFFVGSSAAWHLLKGNNNPAIRKMFSMALWMALIVAPIQAMIGDAHGLNTLEHQPAKIAAIEGHWENPPGEATPLILFGIPDMEQERTKYALEVPYLGSLILTHSLDKQVPALKSFPKEDRPNSTVIFWSFRVMVALGLLMITLGVVSLWLRFKGRLYESRPFLWFALLMGPSGLIAILAGWFTTEIGRQPWVVYGVQRTIDAVSAHGDMHMSISLLAFILVYSSVFGVGYHYMMRLIKQGPVVGEGHITEEGGPGQKKTPARPLSAATFKDGDH, from the coding sequence ATGTTCGGATTAGATGCCTTTCATCTGGCCAGGATTCAGTTCGCATTTACTGTATCCTTCCATATTATCTTTCCCGCCATCACCATCGGTCTCGCCAGCTTCCTGGCAGTACTTGAAGGTATGTGGCTTAAAACACGCGATCAAACCTATCGCGATCTCTACCACTTCTGGTCGAAAATCTTTGCCGTTAACTTCGGTATGGGTGTGGTATCAGGGCTGGTCATGGCTTACCAGTTCGGGACGAACTGGAGCGGCTTCTCTGCGTTTGCCGGGAGTATCACCGGCCCGCTGCTGACTTATGAAGTGCTGACGGCGTTCTTCCTGGAAGCAGGCTTCCTGGGCGTGATGCTGTTTGGCTGGAATCGCGTGGGGCCGGGTCTGCACTTCTTCGCCACCTGCATGGTTGCTCTGGGAACACTGATTTCGACCTTCTGGATTCTTGCCTCCAACAGCTGGATGCAGACGCCTCAGGGCTTCATCATCGAGAATGGCATTGTGGTGCCGCAGGACTGGTTGAAAATCGTCTTCAATCCCTCTTTCCCTTATCGCCTTTTCCATATGTCAGTGGCGGCGTTCCTGGCGAGTGCCTTTTTTGTGGGATCGTCAGCGGCCTGGCATTTGCTGAAAGGGAATAACAATCCTGCTATCCGTAAGATGTTCTCCATGGCGTTGTGGATGGCGCTGATCGTTGCGCCGATTCAGGCGATGATTGGGGATGCACACGGTCTGAACACCCTTGAGCATCAGCCAGCCAAAATCGCGGCGATTGAAGGACACTGGGAAAACCCACCGGGTGAGGCCACGCCGCTGATCCTGTTTGGTATTCCCGATATGGAACAGGAGCGTACCAAATATGCGCTGGAAGTGCCTTACCTTGGCAGCCTGATTCTGACGCACAGTCTGGATAAACAGGTTCCGGCGCTGAAGTCGTTCCCGAAAGAGGACCGCCCTAATTCTACGGTGATCTTCTGGTCATTCCGCGTGATGGTGGCGCTGGGGCTGCTGATGATTACGCTGGGCGTGGTCAGCCTGTGGCTGCGTTTCAAAGGCCGTCTTTACGAGTCGCGTCCTTTCCTGTGGTTTGCTCTGTTAATGGGGCCATCGGGTCTGATTGCGATTCTGGCGGGCTGGTTTACCACTGAAATCGGTCGTCAGCCGTGGGTGGTGTATGGCGTGCAGCGCACCATTGATGCGGTCTCGGCACATGGCGATATGCATATGAGCATCAGCCTGCTGGCCTTTATTCTGGTCTACAGCTCGGTGTTCGGTGTGGGATACCACTACATGATGCGCCTGATTAAGCAGGGACCGGTTGTCGGCGAAGGTCATATCACCGAAGAAGGTGGACCGGGTCAGAAGAAAACGCCAGCGCGTCCGCTTTCCGCTGCCACCTTTAAGGATGGAGACCACTAA
- a CDS encoding methyl-accepting chemotaxis protein has product MFSTITSGIASRHSWQKRSHSVATLSSLNGSIAMIEFSPDGTILSANALFLARMGYTLAEIEGQHHSLFCTPEQLQSREYQDFWLRLNRGESFSNKFLRMAKNSRPIWLEANYVPVQNRHGRVIKIVKLATDITGHINDAHEQRAITTAIERSMAVIAFNLKGEVLKANDNFLKTMGYRREEVEGIHHSRFCSQALRESREYSELWQQLNRGEFVSGQFPRVNKRGETVWLRATYNPVFDEQGRLYKIVKFATDVTAQVEKNQQEHDAAQRAYHTALQTDQSTKLGADVIASSVQTMNALAGELQGISGDITGLSESSDRIGAIVEGIRRIADQTNLLALNAAIEAARAGAHGRSFAVVANEVRTLAANINRATSDIENRVQQNHLLANRALKGIESNLKRADQGVQLAQEAGGVIAEIREGATDVVRAISQVTKTLKA; this is encoded by the coding sequence ATGTTTTCCACCATTACATCAGGCATCGCTTCGCGCCATAGCTGGCAGAAGCGCTCACACTCAGTTGCCACGCTGAGCTCTCTCAACGGCTCCATCGCCATGATTGAGTTCTCTCCCGATGGCACCATTCTCAGCGCCAACGCGCTGTTTCTGGCGCGCATGGGCTACACGCTGGCTGAGATTGAAGGCCAGCACCACAGCCTGTTTTGCACTCCGGAACAGCTGCAGTCGCGGGAGTATCAGGATTTCTGGCTGCGACTGAACCGGGGCGAAAGCTTCAGCAATAAGTTTCTGCGTATGGCAAAAAACAGCCGCCCAATCTGGCTGGAAGCCAATTATGTGCCGGTACAGAACCGTCATGGCCGGGTGATCAAAATCGTCAAACTGGCGACCGACATCACCGGTCATATTAACGATGCGCATGAGCAGCGCGCCATCACCACCGCCATTGAACGGTCAATGGCAGTCATCGCCTTTAACCTTAAAGGTGAAGTGCTGAAAGCCAATGACAACTTCCTGAAAACCATGGGATACCGTCGTGAAGAGGTGGAAGGCATTCATCACAGTCGCTTCTGTTCGCAGGCCCTGCGTGAGAGCCGCGAATACAGTGAATTATGGCAGCAGCTGAACCGGGGAGAATTTGTCTCGGGTCAGTTTCCCCGCGTGAATAAACGCGGTGAAACGGTCTGGTTGCGCGCCACCTACAATCCGGTATTTGACGAACAGGGCAGGCTCTACAAGATCGTGAAATTCGCCACCGATGTCACCGCGCAGGTGGAAAAAAACCAGCAGGAGCATGACGCGGCACAGCGGGCTTATCACACTGCGCTGCAAACCGATCAGAGCACAAAGCTGGGGGCGGATGTTATCGCCAGCAGTGTGCAGACCATGAACGCCCTGGCCGGTGAACTGCAGGGGATCTCGGGTGATATCACTGGCCTGAGTGAATCCTCCGATCGTATCGGCGCGATTGTGGAAGGTATCCGCCGGATAGCCGATCAGACTAACCTGCTGGCGCTGAATGCCGCAATCGAAGCCGCGCGTGCCGGAGCTCATGGCCGCAGCTTTGCGGTGGTCGCTAACGAAGTCCGCACGCTGGCGGCGAACATCAATCGCGCCACCAGCGACATTGAAAATCGGGTACAGCAAAACCACCTGCTGGCGAACCGGGCGCTGAAAGGGATTGAATCGAACCTGAAACGCGCCGATCAAGGCGTGCAGCTGGCCCAGGAGGCGGGCGGCGTGATTGCGGAAATCCGTGAAGGCGCAACCGACGTCGTGCGCGCCATCAGTCAGGTGACTAAAACACTTAAAGCCTGA